One segment of Paenibacillus sp. FSL R7-0337 DNA contains the following:
- the rlmN gene encoding 23S rRNA (adenine(2503)-C(2))-methyltransferase RlmN: protein MKPLIYDFSLEELQQWAKDNGEPAFRGGQIFDWLYVKRVNDFESMSNLSKALRAKLVDQFSISALTEITKLESKDGTVKFLFGLHDDHAIETVIMKHNYGNSVCVTTQVGCRIGCTFCASTLGGLKRDLTAGEIVAQVVRSQQILDARGERVSSIVIMGTGEPFENYDATMRFLRLMIHEKGLNIGQRHITVSTSGIVPNIYKFADEDTQINLAISIHAPNDTLRSKLMPVNRRYPFDDVIESLRYYQAKTGRRISFEYALIGGVNDQKEHAEELAGVLKTMLCHVNLIPVNHVPERKYVRTSRNDIFEFQRILADQGVNVTIRREQGHDIAAACGQLRAKHMELG from the coding sequence ATGAAACCTTTAATATATGATTTTTCTTTAGAAGAGTTGCAGCAATGGGCCAAGGACAACGGAGAGCCGGCTTTTCGCGGCGGGCAGATCTTTGACTGGCTGTATGTGAAGCGGGTCAATGACTTCGAATCCATGAGCAACCTCTCTAAGGCCCTCAGAGCCAAGCTGGTAGATCAGTTCAGTATTTCGGCACTCACAGAGATTACGAAGCTGGAGTCCAAGGACGGTACAGTGAAATTCCTGTTCGGTCTGCATGATGATCATGCGATTGAGACAGTTATTATGAAGCATAATTACGGCAACAGCGTGTGTGTGACCACCCAGGTAGGCTGCCGGATTGGATGTACCTTCTGTGCATCTACCCTTGGGGGTCTCAAGCGGGATCTGACGGCAGGGGAGATCGTTGCCCAGGTCGTCCGTTCCCAGCAGATTCTCGATGCGCGCGGCGAACGTGTCAGCAGCATTGTCATTATGGGGACAGGCGAGCCCTTCGAGAACTATGATGCAACTATGAGATTCCTCCGTCTGATGATCCATGAGAAGGGCCTGAATATTGGCCAGCGCCATATTACTGTATCCACCAGCGGAATTGTGCCGAACATCTACAAATTCGCTGATGAAGATACACAGATTAATCTGGCGATTTCGATTCACGCTCCTAACGATACCCTCCGTTCCAAGCTGATGCCGGTGAACCGCCGCTATCCGTTCGATGATGTAATCGAGTCCTTGCGGTACTATCAGGCTAAGACAGGCCGCCGGATCAGCTTCGAGTATGCCTTGATCGGCGGCGTCAATGATCAGAAGGAGCATGCAGAGGAGTTGGCCGGGGTGCTCAAGACCATGCTATGCCATGTGAATCTGATCCCGGTCAATCATGTGCCTGAGCGCAAGTATGTTCGGACTTCCCGCAATGATATCTTTGAATTTCAGCGTATACTGGCCGATCAGGGCGTGAATGTTACCATCCGCCGTGAGCAGGGCCATGATATTGCGGCCGCATGCGGACAGCTGCGCGCCAAACATATGGAGTTGGGGTGA
- a CDS encoding Stp1/IreP family PP2C-type Ser/Thr phosphatase, which translates to MIRTVQASDIGRVRTVNEDSVWIGATRHGYTLGIIADGMGGHLAGDTASRLALETVRGILDQLEPDLPEAELKEALTASIMEANNTVHREAQSDEKLHNMGTTIVAALLKGSAGYIGHIGDSRAYLIRDGEARQLTEDHTLVNELFRNGQISLEELDNHPRRNVLTRALGTDTVVSADLAYITLAIGELLLLCSDGLSNYVSLEHLGKVAGINEISLEERAERLLQLALLAGGSDNISVAMLEHQGEAAVPETKEWER; encoded by the coding sequence TTGATCAGAACAGTTCAAGCCAGCGACATTGGACGGGTACGTACCGTCAATGAGGATTCAGTCTGGATCGGCGCCACGCGCCACGGTTATACCCTCGGCATTATTGCCGACGGAATGGGGGGACATCTAGCTGGCGATACCGCGAGCAGGCTTGCACTTGAGACGGTCAGGGGAATTCTGGACCAGCTGGAGCCTGATCTCCCTGAGGCAGAGCTGAAGGAAGCGCTGACTGCCTCCATCATGGAAGCCAATAACACAGTTCACAGAGAAGCGCAGAGCGATGAGAAGCTCCATAATATGGGGACCACTATCGTTGCTGCACTGCTGAAAGGGTCGGCAGGCTATATCGGCCATATCGGAGACAGCAGGGCTTATCTGATCCGGGACGGTGAAGCCAGGCAGCTAACCGAGGACCATACGCTGGTGAATGAGCTGTTCAGGAACGGCCAGATCAGTCTGGAGGAGCTGGATAATCATCCGCGCCGCAATGTGCTTACCAGGGCGCTGGGGACGGATACAGTGGTGTCCGCAGATCTGGCATATATTACGCTTGCAATTGGTGAGCTCCTGCTGCTGTGCAGCGATGGACTTAGCAATTATGTCAGCCTGGAGCATCTGGGCAAGGTAGCCGGAATTAATGAAATATCTCTGGAAGAAAGAGCAGAGCGATTACTTCAACTGGCATTGCTTGCGGGCGGCAGCGATAATATAAGCGTTGCTATGCTGGAACACCAAGGAGAGGCCGCAGTGCCCGAGACAAAGGAGTGGGAAAGATGA
- the pknB gene encoding Stk1 family PASTA domain-containing Ser/Thr kinase encodes MIGHELGGRYQVIERIGGGGMALVYRAHDILLNRNVAIKVLRNQFVHDEEFIRRFRREAQSAASLSHPNVVSIYDVGQEDEVHYIVMEYIEGKNLNEIIKERAPMQVDESVRIASQICDALDHAHMNQIIHRDIKPHNILIGRNGRVKVTDFGIARAVTSTTITQTGSVVGSVHYFSPEHAKGVTTGEKSDLYSLGIVLYQMLTGVLPFLGESPISVALKHLQEEFEEPRLLNPLIPQSVENVILKSMRKNPEERYQSAKQMLQDLETCLLPERRSEAKMLFQEDDDEDRTRIIPAIKPLQRGLSSRGGGEERVRSMEEAPPPAALKRKGRAALWISLTLVVLIAMTGIVWYVNSKLSVDEVSVPAVTGKTFQEAKAELEAVGLFAEEPALVEYNPNFEENIVWKQNKTNTMVKEGTHIILTVSAAKVLPKLKDVSNLSYDDAVKELIALGIAQDRIAKPDERYSEEFDKGKVISSEPAAGTDYDPDTVTIKLIVSKGKESTQMPDLLGKTEKEAKAALESVGLVLDAVKEEPSFTYEKGKVTKQWAYEAGDLVPPGEKITIYISTGYPPEALEFTFNVPVAPAADGKKSKIRIVFADARNGGENQEWGTRTIGKSQTLSVNMLLAPNKDGMVSVYRDGEFLETYPITYVDVKNNTVQQPEPPPVETQTPAPTVAPTVPAQPTETPTPDPTAEPEILPPDTGEVDGTGGTNQTGYVPGNGQTNNELASALSNGNSNGKGNGPNNRPGKDKGHK; translated from the coding sequence ATGATCGGTCACGAATTGGGCGGCCGTTACCAAGTCATCGAACGGATCGGCGGAGGAGGCATGGCGCTTGTCTATAGAGCCCATGATATTCTGCTTAACCGGAATGTTGCTATCAAAGTACTGCGCAATCAATTTGTGCATGATGAGGAATTCATCCGCCGGTTCCGGCGGGAGGCGCAATCGGCTGCATCGTTATCTCATCCCAACGTAGTCAGCATATACGATGTAGGCCAGGAAGATGAAGTCCATTATATCGTTATGGAGTATATTGAAGGCAAGAACCTGAATGAAATTATCAAAGAGCGGGCACCGATGCAGGTGGATGAATCTGTGCGGATTGCCTCACAGATATGTGATGCGCTGGATCATGCGCATATGAATCAAATCATTCACCGCGATATTAAACCTCATAATATTCTGATTGGACGTAACGGGCGGGTTAAGGTTACCGACTTCGGGATTGCCCGGGCGGTTACGTCTACTACGATTACCCAGACGGGGTCTGTGGTCGGTTCCGTGCATTATTTCTCGCCGGAGCATGCCAAGGGCGTAACTACGGGCGAGAAGTCGGACCTGTACTCCCTGGGTATTGTACTGTATCAGATGCTTACGGGTGTATTGCCTTTCTTAGGGGAGAGCCCGATCAGCGTGGCGCTGAAGCATCTGCAGGAGGAATTCGAGGAGCCGCGTCTGCTGAATCCGTTGATTCCGCAGAGCGTGGAGAATGTAATTCTGAAGTCGATGCGCAAGAACCCGGAGGAGCGCTACCAGTCTGCCAAGCAAATGCTGCAGGATCTGGAGACCTGTCTGCTGCCTGAACGGCGCAGCGAAGCCAAGATGCTGTTCCAGGAGGATGATGATGAGGACAGAACACGCATCATTCCGGCGATCAAGCCGCTACAGCGCGGGCTAAGCAGCCGTGGCGGCGGAGAGGAGCGAGTCCGCAGTATGGAGGAAGCTCCGCCGCCTGCTGCTTTGAAGCGTAAGGGCCGCGCAGCGCTGTGGATCAGCCTTACGCTGGTCGTGCTGATCGCCATGACCGGAATTGTGTGGTATGTCAATTCCAAGCTGTCGGTCGATGAAGTCTCGGTACCTGCGGTGACAGGGAAGACCTTCCAGGAGGCCAAGGCTGAGCTTGAGGCTGTGGGGCTGTTTGCCGAGGAGCCCGCGCTGGTTGAGTATAATCCTAATTTCGAAGAGAATATTGTCTGGAAGCAGAACAAGACCAATACGATGGTCAAAGAAGGAACTCATATTATCCTGACAGTAAGTGCCGCCAAGGTACTGCCTAAGCTTAAGGATGTCTCTAACCTGAGCTATGACGATGCTGTCAAAGAGCTCATTGCTCTCGGTATTGCCCAGGATAGAATTGCAAAGCCGGATGAGCGCTATAGTGAGGAATTTGACAAGGGCAAGGTTATCAGCTCCGAACCTGCCGCAGGAACCGATTACGATCCTGATACGGTAACTATCAAGCTAATCGTGAGCAAAGGCAAAGAGAGCACCCAGATGCCGGATCTCCTCGGGAAGACGGAGAAGGAAGCCAAGGCTGCGCTGGAGAGTGTAGGTCTGGTGCTGGATGCTGTCAAGGAAGAGCCGAGCTTCACTTACGAGAAGGGTAAGGTTACGAAGCAGTGGGCCTACGAGGCAGGGGATCTGGTCCCTCCAGGCGAGAAGATTACGATCTACATCAGCACAGGGTATCCTCCGGAAGCTCTGGAATTTACGTTCAATGTTCCGGTAGCACCGGCTGCAGACGGCAAGAAGAGCAAGATCCGTATTGTGTTTGCCGATGCACGCAACGGAGGCGAGAACCAGGAGTGGGGTACCCGCACCATTGGCAAAAGCCAGACCTTGTCCGTAAATATGCTGCTTGCCCCTAACAAAGACGGCATGGTATCCGTATACCGGGACGGGGAGTTCCTGGAGACTTATCCGATCACTTATGTGGATGTCAAGAATAACACTGTGCAGCAGCCTGAACCGCCTCCGGTGGAGACGCAGACTCCTGCACCGACAGTTGCTCCTACCGTGCCTGCCCAGCCTACTGAGACTCCAACTCCTGACCCGACAGCAGAGCCTGAGATACTTCCTCCAGACACCGGGGAAGTTGACGGGACGGGCGGGACCAATCAGACGGGTTATGTTCCTGGTAACGGACAGACTAACAACGAGCTGGCTTCCGCCCTCAGCAATGGCAACAGTAATGGTAAGGGTAACGGCCCTAACAACAGGCCCGGCAAAGATAAAGGACATAAATAA
- the rsgA gene encoding ribosome small subunit-dependent GTPase A produces the protein MPEGIIIKALSGYYYVKPLRNQQIVTEEEAVQCRGRGILKKKGIAPLVGDRVIYVLTENGEGMVDELLPRESELIRPQVANVKLAVLLFSVREPDMNLNLLDKFLVHIEHSGLETLIVLTKQDLADDEGQATEAVKALYEQIGYEVMVTSSLNGSGADELRQRLGGIISVFSGQSGVGKSTLLNRLVPGLALETGEISLRLGRGCHTTRHVELMDIGNSGFVADTPGFSQLDFLELGVDELSVCFREFASYAENCKFRGCSHLHEPGCKVIGAWKSGDIADSRYEHYKLFFNEMKDKKRRY, from the coding sequence ATGCCTGAAGGAATCATAATTAAAGCGTTAAGCGGATATTACTATGTTAAGCCGCTCAGAAATCAACAGATCGTAACTGAGGAAGAGGCGGTACAGTGCAGGGGGCGCGGCATTCTGAAGAAGAAAGGAATTGCCCCGCTGGTCGGTGACCGGGTGATCTATGTGCTGACCGAGAACGGAGAGGGCATGGTAGATGAGCTGCTTCCCCGTGAATCGGAGCTGATCCGCCCGCAGGTGGCTAACGTTAAGCTGGCGGTGCTGTTGTTCTCCGTTCGGGAGCCGGATATGAATCTTAATCTGCTGGACAAGTTCCTGGTTCATATCGAGCATTCAGGCCTGGAGACGCTGATTGTGCTCACGAAGCAGGATCTGGCTGATGATGAAGGACAGGCTACGGAGGCCGTCAAAGCTCTATATGAGCAGATTGGTTACGAGGTCATGGTCACAAGCTCACTGAACGGATCAGGTGCGGATGAGCTGCGGCAGCGTCTGGGAGGTATCATCAGCGTCTTCTCAGGACAGTCGGGCGTAGGGAAGTCCACCCTGCTTAACCGGCTTGTGCCGGGACTGGCACTGGAGACAGGGGAGATCAGTCTCCGTCTCGGACGCGGGTGTCACACTACACGCCATGTAGAGCTGATGGATATAGGTAATAGCGGATTTGTGGCCGACACTCCGGGCTTCAGCCAGCTGGATTTTCTGGAGCTGGGTGTGGATGAGCTGTCTGTGTGCTTCCGGGAGTTCGCCTCTTATGCGGAGAACTGCAAATTCCGCGGCTGCAGCCATCTGCACGAACCGGGCTGTAAGGTGATAGGAGCCTGGAAGTCCGGGGATATTGCAGATAGCCGTTACGAGCATTACAAGCTGTTCTTTAATGAAATGAAAGATAAAAAGCGGAGGTACTAA
- the rpe gene encoding ribulose-phosphate 3-epimerase, translating to MVKIAPSILSADFAALGAEVAEAEASGADWIHVDVMDGHFVPNITLGPAIVSAVRAHTSLPLDVHLMIENPERYIADFAAAGASVITVHFEACVHLHRVIHQIKELGLMAGVAINPATPAAAVREVLEDVDMVLVMTVNPGFGGQAFIPRTLHKITQLRKWAEEIHHKGLYIEVDGGVAEATAPLVAEAGADVLVAGNAVFGRSDRAGAIKAIREAADRAVRQ from the coding sequence ATGGTAAAAATTGCTCCTTCCATATTGTCAGCAGATTTCGCAGCGCTTGGCGCAGAGGTGGCCGAAGCGGAAGCCAGCGGTGCGGACTGGATTCATGTAGATGTGATGGACGGACATTTTGTGCCGAATATTACGCTGGGTCCCGCGATTGTGTCCGCGGTGAGAGCCCATACTTCTTTACCTCTGGATGTACATTTAATGATTGAGAACCCGGAACGCTATATCGCTGATTTTGCCGCTGCAGGCGCTTCTGTGATTACGGTTCACTTCGAAGCCTGCGTGCATCTGCACCGTGTAATCCATCAAATCAAGGAGCTCGGCCTGATGGCAGGGGTGGCCATTAATCCGGCTACACCGGCTGCGGCGGTGCGTGAGGTCCTGGAGGATGTGGATATGGTGCTTGTAATGACCGTCAATCCGGGCTTCGGCGGGCAGGCCTTCATTCCGCGCACACTGCATAAGATTACGCAGCTCCGGAAGTGGGCGGAAGAGATCCATCACAAGGGTCTGTATATCGAGGTAGACGGCGGAGTAGCCGAAGCTACGGCACCGCTTGTAGCTGAAGCGGGGGCGGATGTGCTTGTGGCAGGTAATGCAGTGTTCGGCCGCAGCGACCGCGCAGGAGCGATCAAGGCCATACGTGAGGCGGCGGACAGGGCAGTCCGGCAATAG
- the spoVM gene encoding stage V sporulation protein SpoVM, whose amino-acid sequence MKFYTFKLPRFLGGFVKAILNTFQKS is encoded by the coding sequence ATGAAATTTTATACGTTCAAGCTGCCAAGATTTTTGGGAGGTTTTGTTAAAGCGATTTTGAACACGTTTCAGAAGAGTTAA
- the rpmB gene encoding 50S ribosomal protein L28: MSRTCTVTGKKPGSGNHVSHANNRNRRSWGVNVQKVRILVNGKPKRVYVSTRALKSGKVERV, from the coding sequence ATGTCCCGCACATGTACAGTAACAGGCAAGAAACCGGGCAGCGGTAACCACGTGTCTCACGCTAACAACCGCAACCGTCGCTCTTGGGGAGTTAACGTTCAGAAGGTTCGTATCTTGGTGAACGGCAAACCGAAACGCGTGTACGTCAGCACCCGTGCTTTGAAATCCGGTAAAGTTGAACGCGTCTAG